From a region of the Ficedula albicollis isolate OC2 chromosome 1A, FicAlb1.5, whole genome shotgun sequence genome:
- the FAM118A gene encoding protein FAM118A, which produces MDSPEGATIRSEQKFRKFLKSLIRKQPRDLLLVIGTGVSAAVAPGIPALCSWRSCIEAVLGAAEQLEVLHPGDVAEFRKKVIKERDLLVVAHDLIRKMSPRTGDTKPNFFQDCLMEVFDNLEQHIQNPVVLQSILRLMERGTMVLTTNYDNLLEIFGQQQGKPMESLDLKDKDKEVLQNLYRTKSFLFLGCGETLRDQIFQALFLYTVKNKVDLEHYMLVLKENEDHFFKLQADMLLHGIKVVSYGDCFQQFPEYVQDLTAQICKQKSPDADRVDSTTLLGTSCVDCAKRKLGESSTDSPKRVKQPDNGIPTLE; this is translated from the exons ATGGATTCACCAGAAGGAGCCACAATTAGAAGTGAGCAGAAATTCAG AAAATTCTTAAAAAGTCTCATAAGAAAGCAGCCTCGGGACCTTCTCCTGGTGATTGGGACAGGAGTGAGTGCTGCAGTAGCCCCAGGAATCCCAGCACTCTgttcctggagaagctgcatTGAGGCTGTccttggagcagctgagcagctggaggtgctgcacCCGGGGGATGTCGCTGAATTCCGTAAGAAAGTAATCAAAGAGAGAGACCTGCTTGTGGTTGCACATGATCTCATCAGGAAGATGTCACCA CGAACCGGAGACACGAAGCCCAACTTCTTCCAGGATTGCTTAATGGAGGTGTTTGATAATTTAGAACAACACATTCAGAACCCTGTGGTTCTGCAATCCATCCTGAGGCTCATGGAGAGAGGCACAATGGTTCTGACTACAAACTATGATAATTTGCTTGAAATATTTGGTCAGCAACAGGGTAAACCTATGGAATCTTTAGACCTTAAAGATAAGGATAAG GAGGTTCTTCAGAACTTGTACCGAACCaagtcttttttgtttttgggttgtGGAGAGACTCTGCGTGACCAGATATTCCAAGCTCTTTTTCTTTACACAGTAAAGAACAAAGTGGATCTAGAACATTACATGTTGGTGcttaaagaaaatgaagaccACTTTTTTAAGCTGCAGGCAGATATGTTGCTGCATGGAATAAAAGTGGTGTCCTATGGGGACTGCTTCCAACAATTCCCAGAGTATGTCCAGGATCTGACTGCTCAaatctgcaaacagaaaagtCCAG ATGCTGATCGGGTGGACAGTACAACGCTGTTGG GAACTTCATGTGTGGACTGTGCTAAAAGGAAGTTaggagaaagcagcactgaTTCTCCTAAGAGGGTCAAGCAGCCAGATAATGGTATACCCACTCTTGAATGA